TCTGCGATTAACGCTGAGCTTACTTTATCAAGACCAATTCCGCCGTACTCTTCTGGTACGTCAGCGCCTAATAAACCAAGTTCCCCAGCTTCTTTTAAAAGACGAACAGAACGATCAAACTCATGTTGCTCTAAATATTCAAGCTCTGGAAGAACTTCATTTACGATAAAGTCCTCTGTCGTTTTTGCAATCATTTTATGCTCAGATGAAAAATCTTCTGGCGTAAACACTTGATCAATCGTAATCTCATCTACTAAAAAGCTACCGCCTTTAACCGCATTTCCTACTGTTTTTTCCATGAAAATTTCCTCCTTCATATTTTCATAAGCCGCTTCTCTCATTTTGAAAGAAGCTGGCTCTCCCGTTTATTTTTTATAAACCTTTGTTGCTTCCATTCTTTGCATTGTCGGCGTCTCGTTCTCACATTCTAAGCGAGCCTCTTCCACTTTTTTTATAATCCAGTTCCAGTGGCTAGAATGTTCGGTGGCTTCGCTTCTTCCTGCGAGGCAAAGTGCGCCTCTACGTCTGAAGCTCCATCCCCCTCACATTCCAAGCGAGCCGCTTCCACTTTTTTTATAGTAATTCAAACACTCCTGCTGCTCCCATTCCGCCGCCGATACACATTGTTACGATACCGAATTGTTCGTTGCGGCGTTTCATTTCGTGAATAAGAGATAGCGTTAGTTTTGCTCCTGTACAGCCAAGTGGATGTCCAAGTGCGATTGCACCGCCGTTTACGTTTACTTTTTCTTCATCTAAACCAAGTTCACGAATAACTTGGATCGATTGAGAAGCGAATGCTTCATTTAGTTCAAATAAGCCAATATCAGATAGCTCTAAGCCAGCTAGTTTTAACGCTTTTGGAATGGCAGCGATTGGGCCGATTCCCATTACTTCTGGTGGTACGCCAGCTACTGCAAATGAACGGAATTTCGCAAGTGGTTTCATGCCATCGCTCACTGCTTTTTCACGATCCATTAATAGTACAGATGCTGCACCGTCACTCATTTGTGAAGAGTTACCAGCTGTTACAGAACCGCGAACGTTAAATGCTGGACGTAATTTACCTAAAATATCTAGCGTCGTCTCTGCTCTTACACCTTCGTCTTGCGCAAAAGTAATTGTTTCTTCTTGCAGTTTGTTATTTGCTCCAACAGTACGTAACGTTACATCTACAGATACTGTTTCATCAGCAAAGTTTCCTGCAGCTAATGCTTTCGCAGCACGTTGATGACTTCTTACTGCAAATGCATCTTGCTCTTCACGAGAAATTCCATATTTCACAGCAACTTGCTCCGCTGTATGTCCCATACCCATATAATATTCTGGAGCCGCTTCTACAAGGCGACTATTCGGACGAACGACGTGTCCCATCATCGGAACTAAACTCATTGATTCCGCTCCGCCTGATAATACCGCTTCCGAGTGACCAAGCATAATGCGCTCTGCTCCGTAAGCGATACTTTGTAAACCTGAAGAACAGTAACGGTTAATTGTAATAGCTGGAACATCGTAAGAAAGTCCTGCTAATCCGCCGATATTACGAGCCATATTTAAACCTTGCTCTGCTTCTGGCATCGCACAACCGAAAATTAAATCATCGATTGGTCCTTCATAATTCGCACGCTTTAACGTTTCCTTTACTACTAACGCCCCTAGATCGTCAGGACGAACTGTTTTTAATGAACCCCTCTTTGCTTTTCCAATTGGTGTTCTTGCTCCCGCA
This genomic window from Bacillus anthracis str. Vollum contains:
- a CDS encoding acetyl-CoA C-acetyltransferase, which translates into the protein MREAVIVAGARTPIGKAKRGSLKTVRPDDLGALVVKETLKRANYEGPIDDLIFGCAMPEAEQGLNMARNIGGLAGLSYDVPAITINRYCSSGLQSIAYGAERIMLGHSEAVLSGGAESMSLVPMMGHVVRPNSRLVEAAPEYYMGMGHTAEQVAVKYGISREEQDAFAVRSHQRAAKALAAGNFADETVSVDVTLRTVGANNKLQEETITFAQDEGVRAETTLDILGKLRPAFNVRGSVTAGNSSQMSDGAASVLLMDREKAVSDGMKPLAKFRSFAVAGVPPEVMGIGPIAAIPKALKLAGLELSDIGLFELNEAFASQSIQVIRELGLDEEKVNVNGGAIALGHPLGCTGAKLTLSLIHEMKRRNEQFGIVTMCIGGGMGAAGVFELL